In the Rhinolophus sinicus isolate RSC01 unplaced genomic scaffold, ASM3656204v1 Contig53, whole genome shotgun sequence genome, one interval contains:
- the LOC141569888 gene encoding trace amine-associated receptor 6, whose protein sequence is MSGNSAPPASAQLCYENVTGSCVKTPYSPGPRLILYTVFASGAVLAVFGNLLVMTSILHFKQLHSPTNLLIASLACADFLVGVTVMPFSMVRSVESCWYFGRSFCTFHTCCDVAFCYSSLFHLCFISIDRYIAVTDPLVYPTKVTVSVSGICVSISWILPLVYSGAVFYTGANDDGLEELSSALNCIGGCQVVVNQDWVLIDFLLFFIPTIVMIILYSNIFLVARKQAKRIETTGGKTESSSNSYKSRVAKRERKAAKTLGITVIAFMISWLPYSIDSVIDAFMGFITPAYIYEICCWCAYYNSAMNPLIYALFYPWFRKAIKLIVNGQIFKDNSSSVNLFSEQI, encoded by the coding sequence ATGAGCGGCAACTCGGCCCCCCCTGCATCTGCGCAGCTCTGCTATGAGAACGTGACCGGGTCCTGTGTGAAAACCCCCTACTCGCCCGGACCCCGCCTGATTCTCTACACAGTGTTTGCCTCTGGGGCTGTGCTGGCCGTGTTTGGAAACCTCCTGGTGATGACTTCAATCCTTCACTTCAAGCAGCTGCACTCTCCAACCAATCTCCTCATCGCCTCCCTGGCCTGTGCTGACTTTCTGGTGGGGGTGACCGTGATGCCCTTCAGCATGGTCAGGTCGGTGGAGAGCTGCTGGTACTTTGGGCGAAGCTTCTGTACTTTCCACACGTGCTGCGATGTGGCATTCTGTTactcttctctcttccatttgTGCTTCATCTCCATCGACAGGTACATTGCTGTTACTGACCCTCTGGTCTATCCTACCAAGGTCACGGTGTCTGTGTCAGGGATATGTGTCAGCATTTCCTGGATCCTGCCCCTTGTGTACAGCGGGGCCGTGTTCTATACAGGTGCCAATGACGATGGGCTGGAGGAATTATCTAGTGCCCTCAACTGTATAGGGGGTTGTCAAGTTGTTGTAAATCAAGACTGGGTGTTGATAGATTTCCTACTCTTCTTTATACCTACCATCGTGATGATCATTCTCTatagtaatatttttcttgtgGCTAGAAAACAGGCTAAAAGGATTGAAACTACTGGTGGCAAAACAGAATCATCCTCAAACAGTTATAAATCCAGAGTGgccaagagagagagaaaagcagctaaAACCCTGGGTATCACGGTGATAGCATTTATGATTTCGTGGTTACCTTATAGTATCGACTCAGTGATTGATGCTTTTATGGGCTTCATAACCCCTGCCTATATTTATGAGATTTGCTGCTGGTGTGCTTATTATAACTCAGCCATGAACCCTTtgatttatgctttattttacccATGGTTTAGGAAAGCCATAAAACTTATTGTGAATGGTCAGATTTTCAAGGACAATTCATCATCTGTGAATTTGTTCTCTGAACAAATATAA